The sequence GTCCATATGTTCCATAGGCATCCCTCTTTCGCTTCAGATTGCATTTGTGCAGCTTTTCTTATGTTCATATATGCTTTCGTGATGCATCCGTCATGACGAATGCAGATCCGTCGGGTAGACTCCCGGCCAACAATAACTGCAAAAAAAAAGAGCAATGTCCGGTCTTCGTTGAGGTGGTCTATCTGATTTCTCATAAAAGATAGGAACTTAGAATCAGCTCCAATCAATCGGCAATACCTATATCGACGGAATGTCTTGAGACTTTTAGATATATTTAGAATTTGTTATCATAAATTGTTATATAGTCCTATTTTATGGGTCTTTCTTCCTATTCAACAGAAAAAAGCCCCGGAAACCGGCTTCGGCTTCTGGGGCTCTCCAATATTTCTCTTCATGTGCACACAATCTTCTGCCAATTTGTTAATAAACCTCTCACGGAAGCATTACAGCCCCTTCTGTCAAAAGAAAATAAAGTATTAGACGCGTCGATGAGGTCGTTAATGGGACCGTCAACCGGCTCGAAGGTAACCTCCTTGGTTATACCGGCGGCAGTAATCCGCCCGGCCTTCTGCTGTACCGCGGCTTGGTACCATCGAGAGTTACGCCCATTATATGCTCGCACATAAAGACCATCGCCGATCATCACGGACCAAATCCAGGTCGGGGTCCCGTAGGTCACCCCGTCCTCACGGAACGGTGAGATATGAAGGTCATCGGCCTCGGCGATCTGTCGCAGTTCATCTTTAGACCAATTGCTCATTATCCAGTCCTCCTACAATTTCGAATGTCCTGAATTATTGCCAATCGTTTCAGCTTCGTCAGGATTAGAGCCTCCACTGTTATTTCCACCACAAGCTGCAGAAGTGAAGCCCAATACCAGAGCGAGAACCACAGATAATATTTTTCGCATACCGTTTGTTCCTCCAGCGTTGTCATTTTCTCCCGCAATTTGTGGAGTGAATTTCGTTGAGATCAGCACATCATTACGACTTTTGGTAAAGCTCCCCAGAATCGTTTCTGAAGCGCCCCTCCCATATGCAGCCGCTGTATCCCATAAATTGAATCCGGCATCCATCGCCGCGTCAAATACCGGCTTTAAGTCGGTTTCTGTAAGATAATTCCCGAAAACGGCATCCCCGCCAGCTTCGCCGGTGCCCCATGACCATGTGCCCAGAGTAATCGAAGGGATGTTTTCATTCGTCTTTTTAACAATCTACTTGTTACCGCACGGCAAGTAGCGCAAGTTCAGGGTTCAATGCATAAGTCACGTAATCCTTGGCACTTTGCTCAAGCTCCTCGTCTGACAGGTGTTGCATTACCCCGTTCAATATATATGGTGTCAAATAGCGCGTGCCAATCAAGTTACTGGTTGCCTGAAGAGGTCGCAGTAGCTCTTGGACGGTGTATTTAAAATTGCCGTCTGGCGAATAGTTTTCTTCAGCAGCTCCGGTAGAAACGGCAATCAACAGTTCTTTTCCGTGCAGCTTATCCCCTTTGCTTCCAAAAGCCCAACCATAGGTAAGGACTACATCCTCCCATTTTTTCAACAATGAAGGCGTACTGTACCAGTAGAAAGGGAATTGCAAAATGATGCGGTCGTGCTGCTCCAATAGCCTCTGCTCGGCTGCGACATCGATTTTCTCATCGGAGTAAGCCTCATAGACACGGTGAACGGTGACGCCCACTTGCTTCTCCATTTCTTCCGTCAAGCGTCGATTAATACGGGAAGCCGTTAAATCGGGGTGAAAAACAAGAACGAGTGTTTTCATTGCAAAATCTCTCCTTAAAGAATAATTTTTTCTTCCTTATAAAGCGGCATTACCAAGTTTCACATCCTGCATTTATTAGTCCTCACTTTTCAATGAATGTTGTCATCTCTGTCAGCTAAAAGCTGCCCTGCAACACCTATATTATCTCTTTCATTTTCCTTTACGAAAACAAAGAATGCTTGTTCAGGTATATTCATAATATTTGAAGCTGATGCGGTAAGTTCATTTACTAGCTTTCTTTTTTGTTCTTTAGTTAATTTAGCTGCTTCAATTGTTATCACAGGCATAATTTTGTCCTCCTTGTTTACTTAAAAATGACCAACGATTCGATGCGGTACATACGGTTCTTCCAAGCTACGCAAGTGCGATATGAAAGCGGCGAACGCCGTGGTTCTCTGCAAGATTCGCAACCCGGTTTACCACAGCTGGTCTGCGTCTGCTGTGGCATCATATTTTTGTTTTGCAACTTGATCGGTTCCGGTACGATGCGTTGTTGCCTCCCGAGCCAATCTTCCTCCCACGAGCGGGCTGTAGGCATAACCCCGATTTTTTTCTTCCTTATAAAGCGGCAACACCTCCCTCTCCTCTTCACGGCAAATGAGGTTCAAATGATTTTGCATGGGCTACTCCAAACGAAATAAACATTGATTGCTTAATCAACCCGCGTTTATAATTCTAAGCGGAAACAAAATCCTTGCAATGGGCAGTTCCTCGCGATGTGTGGATTACTCAACAAACCATAAATAATTGCCTATTATTTAAGAAGGGGGACTTTAGAAATGACAAAAGTAGATAGACGGGTACTCAAATCTCAAGAAGCGATAAAGAAAGCAATTCTTGAACTAATGACTGAAAAAAACTTCGATGACATTACAATCCGGGATATTTCCGACAGGGCAAATGTTAATCGAGGCACAATCTATCTCCATTACGCGGATAAATTTGACTTGCTTGATAAGATTATCGAAGAACATATAAGCAATCTCCGTGAACTTTGCCATTCTGCATCTGATATGACTTTCAAAGAAGGAAATTATGTTTGGTTTGAATACTTTGCGAGTAATTATTTATTCTTTTCCACAATGTTGACCACAAAAAGCGCGGCTCATTTTCGTAGTCGGTTCCTTGACTTAGTCGTCCAAGAGTATAGCGTTGAGGTGGATGTAACCGATGGAAAAAATCAAGGATTAAGCGAAGAGGTTATTCTTCAATTCTTTGGGGCAGCTGTCATTGGGGCAGTGGAATGGTGGTTTAAGAATGGAATGCCACTTCCACCTCGTGTTATGGCAGAACAGACAGGGGTATTGTTGGATAGGAATTTTTGATTAATAGGCTGCCGATGTGAAGGGGGGCAGGTTCGCATTTGTTGTTCACTGTGATGAATGCACATTAACTTAAGCGGCGATGGATCAATTCCTTCGCCGCTTGTTGAAGTCCTTTTGTAGGACTATCATACTCGCTTTTTATACGCTCTCATTGCAAAGATATAAGCCATGAGCATAATTCCAACACACCACGCGAGAGCGATCCATATATCGTTGCCGAGCGGCTGACCTGACAGCAATGCGCGGATGGCTTCTACGATCGAGGTCACCGGCTGGTTTTCGGCAAAGACGCGAACGACGGTCGGCATCGACTCGGTTGGCACAAATGCCGAGCTGATAAATGGCAGGAAGATAATCGGGTAGGTAAAGGCGCTCGCGCCATCGACCGTTTTTGCGGACAGTCCGGCAATTGCTGCGACCCAAGTTAAGGCCAGAATAAACAGCGCGAGTATGCCGGCTACGGTAAGCCATGGCAGCACTCCCGCGGACGAACGAAAACCCATAGTCAACGCTACGAGAATGATGACGACCACCGATATGGCGTTGGATACCAGCGAAGTCAGCACATGCCCCCAAAGCAAGGCGGAACGTGAAATCGGCATGGTGTGAAAACGCTCGAATATGCCCCTCTGCACATCGGTAAACAAACGGAAAGCCGTGTAGGATATTCCGCTGGCAATAGCCATAAGGAGTATTCCGGGTAAGAGGTAATTCACATAGTTATCCGTTCCGGTTTGAATTGCGCCGCCGAACACATAGACGAATAGCAACATAAACGCGATCGGCATGAGGGTGACCGTGATGATGGTGTCCATACTGCGGAAAATGTGACGCATGGAACGTCCAAGCATAACGCTAATATCGATGAAGAAATGTTTCTTTGCCGCCTCCATTTACTATCCCTCCTGTTTGCCGACGATTGCGAGGAAGATCTCCTCTAATGTCGGTTGTTTTTCAACATACTCCACCTTTGCGGACGGGAACATCTTTTTTAGCTCTGGGAGCGTGCCGCTCGCGATAATCCTGCCTTCGTGCAAAATGGCAATCCGGTCGGCAAGCTGCTCGGCCTCCTCCAAATACTGTGTGGTGAGAAGTACTGTCGTCCCGCCGTCGGCAAGCTCCTTGACAATCTTCCAAACCTCGATCCGTGCCTCCGGGTCAAGCCCGGTGGTCGGCTCATCTAGAAAAATGATTTGCGGTTTTCCCACAAGGCTCAAGGCGATGTCGAGCCTGCGGCGCATCCCCCCCGAGTAAGTAGACACTCTGCGGTCTGCAGCGTCTGTCAGGCCGAAGCGTATTAACACGTCTTCCGCAACCTGGCGTGGGTTTTTGAGGTATCTCAGCTTGGCAATCATGATCAGATTTTCCCGTCCAGTCAAAATTTCATCCACGGCGGCAAATTGCCCGGTCAGACTGATCGCCTGCCGCACGTGATCGGGTTTAGATGAAACATCGAATCCGTTTATGGCTGCGGTTCCGCCGTCTGGTTTGAGCAGCGTAGTGAGGATTTTGACAACCGTTGTCTTGCCTGCCCCGTTGGAACCAAGGAGAGCGAAAATACTGCCCTTTTCCACCTCGAAATCTACGCCCTTCAGCACTTGATGCTGCTTGTAGGATTTTTGCAGTCCTTTTACTTGAATGGACTTGGTTTGCACGGTTTGCATCGGATTACCTCCCTTAAATGACAGTAACTTTTGACAAATCGGCTTCCATGCCTTTGAGCAGAGCAAAGGTCAGTTTATCCATCGTTGCTCCGTCAAAACAGATGGTTTTGATTGCGCGATAATACTTCTTTGACAAGGTAAACGCAGACTGAAATGATACATTTTTGAGTGTAGCGCCCCTGAACGAAACTTCGTTTAATGCCGCTTTGTCAAACGTAACACCGATAAAAGTTTGCCCGTCGAAACATAGCCCGCGAAGGTCGGAATATTTGAAGTTGACGCCATCAAATAAACAACTTTCGAAAATTGTTTTTCTAAGATCGGTCATCGTTAACGTCACGTCGGTTAGTTTTACGCCTGTGAATTTGGCTCCGTCAAGCCCCGACTTGCTGAAATTGGTTCTTACGAGGATCGTCTTATTGAAGCTTGCATTTGCCAGGTCAAGCGCGGATAGGCTGCAGTCCGTCAGATTCGCGCCGTCAAAATTGGCTTCTCGTACGTCGCTGCTCTTAAACGAACTGCCGGTCAAATCTGCGCCCGAAAAGTCGGAACCGTGCAACGCGCTACCTTTAAACTGTCCTTTATGGGCCGTAACGCCTGCAAAGTCGCTTTTCGCCAGGTTGCTTGCGCTAAAGTTTGTCAGTACTTGCCGTTCCAGCGAGCGGGAGAGGTTAGCGACCTCCAGAATCGTCTGCTCAATGTCACCGATACTCTCAATAGTCATCTTAAACGCTGTTTCATCGTCTTTACCTTCAGCTCTGAGTTCACTATACCGTTCCTGTAAATCGGAGAGCAGGTCGGCCTTTAATTCGGTGACGCTTTTTACCCCGTCGTATGGCGTAAAAACGCCGTTCAAATAGTCCGTCAATCTCTGATTCATCAAATCAAACCTCCTTATAATAAGTTATCTAACACGCGCTTTGCATACTCCCAATTGCTTTTGTTACGGGCGTAAGTCTCCTTGCCCCTTTCGGTAATCCTAAAATACTTGCGCCGTCCGCCCTGTGATTCATCGCCCCAATACCACTCGATGTCGCCGTCTGCTTCAAGCCGCCGGAAGCTGGAGTACATCGTGGCTTCCTTTAATTCATACTCGCCGCCCGAACGCTCGGCAATCAGCTTGACAATCTCGTAACCGTAACGATCAGCTTCGGATAAGAGCCGTAAAATCATCGTATCCGTATGTCCGCGCAACAGGTCGGATGTGATCTTGTTCTCGCTCATTCAATCACCTCCACACCAGCATGATAAGACATATTACTATGTCTGTCAAGGTAATACTTTAATTATAGTACTTTGTCTAAAATAATTCATGCATCCATAATAAAAAACCGCGCAGAGCGCGGTTTTCTTGGGAGTATACTTGCGATGTCATTCAATTTCAAACCACTGATGTTCCACCATATAGGCAACACTTTCTTCCACGGTTTCCAAAAGCGTATGTCTTGGATAATATTCAAGCAGGCGTTTTCCTTTTTCAATACTATAATAACCGCTGCGGACGATATGATAGTATGTCCGATCAATATAATCCTTATCGTTTGTATAGTTACACCATTCGTCCCACGGAAGAAACTTAATTTTTTCCTCCTGCCCGAAATAACGGTACATCGCTTGTGCATAACCCAGCAAAGTAATAGATTCTGCACCTACTGCATGAAAACTCTCGCCTAAGGCTGATTTCCGATGAGTAATTGCATTAAAGAAAACCTGCGCCACATCGTCTGCATGCACATGATGCAATGTTTCCATACCAAAATTCGGAAGTGTAATTTCTTCTCCACGCCGGATTTTGTCAAAAATCCAATAATCATGATTGGCAGTTGGATTCATAATAACCCATCCTGGACCTGAAATCTGTCCTGGCATGATAACAGTCTCTGGAAAACCCTCCTGCCGGTAAAGGTTATGTAGGTACTCCTCGCTTTTCGCTTTCTGTATACCATATTCGTCTAACGGAAATTTAGGCTGGTCTTCAATTACTGGCAAAGCAGTTGACTTACCATGCGCCCAAATAGAGGAGCAGAAAATATAGTGGGAGAGATTTGTATTTTTCAGGGCTTCTGCCATACATTTTGTATCTAACAGCGAAAAGTTGATTAAATCAACAACAACATCTGCATTTATTGCAGCAATTTTTCTTTCAAATTCTCCTTCCGATTCTTTATCTCGGTCAAGAGTCATCTGTTCAACATCTCTCCAAGCAGCATCTTCCTTGTAGGGTTTGCTTTGTCCACGAGTAATGCTAATTACCTTATGTCCTGCTTTGACTAACTTAGGAACGAGATAGGTTCCAATATGACCACTTCCACCAATCACAACAATTTTCATCGTGATCCCTCCTTGCTTTCTAAATTTACTATTTTACTAAGCGCTATGTCTGGTGCTTGGTTGTCTTTACTCCAATGTACCTCTTCTGTTCCTGCCTCCAATGCTGTTTGGTAATACCTGCATTTAAATTCAATACATTCACGGTAGACTTCCAATTCTGCTATTTGCCGGTCAACCTCCTTTTTTCTCTCCTGAAACATATCATAACGTCGCTGGATTGATGCATCCCCTTCCATCGTCCAACCAATAAACGTCCGAATATCCTTGATTGACATTCCTGTTTTCTTTAGACAATGAATGACATGCAAAAATTCCAAATCTGATTCATCAAACATCCGTACTCCATTTGCATTGCGCTTTACAAAGGGCAACAGCCCTTCATTATCATAGTAACGTAGTGTATATGCAGAAATATTCATTTTTTCAGCCAACTGTCCGATTGTGTAATTCATTATTTTCCTCCATTTTCCTGACCGTCTTTGTGGAAGTATAAGCCTTAGAGTCAACTGTAAGTCAAGGTTCTTTTTGAGGGGAGCTCCCTCCAACTTTACAATAAAAAAGGACAATTCCGTTTCTTTAAAACGGATGTCCATATAAGGTGTATAACACTATTTTTCTTTAAGTCGGTATGGAGTGCGGAACCCGAGTTCTTTCGAAATCATTTCGGCATATTTTTTGACATAAAAGCTGTACTTCTCGATATTTTGCGAGGTAAAACGAAACGAGGGGCCTGCACAATTAATGGAACCGATAACCGTATTATCGTAGGAGAAAACCGGCGCTCCGATACCTGTCGTACCATCGGTCGCTTCTCCGGATGTCACGGCAAACCCCTGCTGGCGAATGATCTCAATTTCCTGTTCGATATAGTCCCGCGTCAGCGGCTTCAGCGAAGGAACGGAGCTCCAATCCACGTTCGACAATATTTTCTCCCGTTCCTTTTGGGGCAAATAAGCCAAAATAACGCGGTTGGAAGCTCCAATAAACAGCGGCAGCCTGAGACCGATCGGTTCCGATATTTTAAGGATTTGCGGGGAATCGATGCAATCGATATACACCCCTTCTTCGTTTTCCCTTGTAGCCAAGTAGACGGTCTCATTCGTTTTTTGCGAAAGCTCCTCCATATAAGGCTTGGATACAGAGCGGAGCATAAGACTATCCCACATCAAAAAACCGTATTTCATGACGGATAAACCGAGCTTGTACCTTCTGTTATTACGATTTTGAGCAACAAATCCATACTTCGACAATGAGTTTAAAATCCGATGAACACTTTGGACAGGCATATCCAGTTCCCTGCTGATTTCAGTAACACTCATCTCCTTTTCGCTCCCCTGAGGAACAAGGATATCTAGTATCTGGATCGTCTTTGAAATGACACCGCACATCAAACCCACCTCTTCTCTGTTACTATTTATGACATGATTATAACACAAGTATTTGGCCGCACCTATGCACTTTCCCGAATAACGGGAAAATTCATTAAAAAATTAGATAAAAAACCGGCGCAGTTATAGATTCTACAAAAAGACAACCCATGCTCCAGAAACTGGAAGATGGGTTGTCTGCTACTTAATTATAACGACAGTACGGTATATACTCCCATAGCTAATACACCGATTGAAACCGCGCTGCATAAATAGGTGTGAAACGTGCCGCTTCCCCGCTTTTTCCATGCCAGGGCAAGCTGTCTTACAGCAAAATACATGCTTATTAGATTGATTATAAAGAGTGCTATCATAAGCAGCTGCATCAAACTTGAGCCGCTTCCAGCCATATGATGGTGATCATGCATCTGCAAGTCCGCTGATGCTCCCATCAACATAGTGACTGTCAATCCATGGACAAGATGAAGCGGGAGGACCGACACGAGGAATAACACCGACAAGGCAGAAAATTTACTTTCTTTGCCCATGGACCTGATTTTTTGCAGCATCATCCATCACTCCTTTAGCTCTGGCAGCCGTCCGTTTTGACCGCGCTGCTGCAGTAGTTTTTCTTCGGCATCGGCGGAAGATTGATTGCCGGACTTTGATTGAAGAAACTAACCGGTTTCAGCATGAAGCCAATGTACGCGGTAGGCATAACCGGCCAGTCTTCAGGACGGGGAACATGCGTATGACCCATCGTATACCAGACAACGATGTCCGAATTGGCAACAGGCCGATCCTGTTCCGCCCATGACGACAAGCCTTCTCCGCCAATATGCTGGTTCGGATATTTGCCGCTTGCGTAGATTTCGTCTTCGTTGTACGGCGTGACCCACAAATGATGTTTGATGAAGCCCGCACGCTTTAACAGGCTTGAGTTTTTCGATGCGAACGGGAAACAGTTCTCGCCAGTCACGATTTTGTAGCCAACCGATTGGCCCAGCTCGTTCTTGACGTTATCATTAACAATTTTCCAGTAACGAGCTGTTTCCAGCTTAATGTCCCGAATTGCCTTCTGCTCCGTTTCAAGCAGCGTCGATTTCGCATAAAATGCATTCTCACGGGGGTTTCCTTCTCCAAGCTCCTCCGGGACTACGTCCACTTCGTAAACGGAATTGTCATTGCCATCGATTTGTATGTCCATACGTACATTGAAGAAATGCTGATGATTCGGCGCATACAGGTCTGGTCCTACCAGGTTGCCATATTTCGGCGTT is a genomic window of Paenibacillus durus ATCC 35681 containing:
- a CDS encoding DUF2255 family protein; this translates as MSNWSKDELRQIAEADDLHISPFREDGVTYGTPTWIWSVMIGDGLYVRAYNGRNSRWYQAAVQQKAGRITAAGITKEVTFEPVDGPINDLIDASNTLFSFDRRGCNASVRGLLTNWQKIVCT
- a CDS encoding aldo/keto reductase gives rise to the protein MVKKTNENIPSITLGTWSWGTGEAGGDAVFGNYLTETDLKPVFDAAMDAGFNLWDTAAAYGRGASETILGSFTKSRNDVLISTKFTPQIAGENDNAGGTNGMRKILSVVLALVLGFTSAACGGNNSGGSNPDEAETIGNNSGHSKL
- a CDS encoding NAD(P)H-dependent oxidoreductase, translated to MKTLVLVFHPDLTASRINRRLTEEMEKQVGVTVHRVYEAYSDEKIDVAAEQRLLEQHDRIILQFPFYWYSTPSLLKKWEDVVLTYGWAFGSKGDKLHGKELLIAVSTGAAEENYSPDGNFKYTVQELLRPLQATSNLIGTRYLTPYILNGVMQHLSDEELEQSAKDYVTYALNPELALLAVR
- the dmpI gene encoding 4-oxalocrotonate tautomerase DmpI, whose protein sequence is MPVITIEAAKLTKEQKRKLVNELTASASNIMNIPEQAFFVFVKENERDNIGVAGQLLADRDDNIH
- a CDS encoding TetR/AcrR family transcriptional regulator; this translates as MTKVDRRVLKSQEAIKKAILELMTEKNFDDITIRDISDRANVNRGTIYLHYADKFDLLDKIIEEHISNLRELCHSASDMTFKEGNYVWFEYFASNYLFFSTMLTTKSAAHFRSRFLDLVVQEYSVEVDVTDGKNQGLSEEVILQFFGAAVIGAVEWWFKNGMPLPPRVMAEQTGVLLDRNF
- a CDS encoding ABC transporter permease, whose protein sequence is MEAAKKHFFIDISVMLGRSMRHIFRSMDTIITVTLMPIAFMLLFVYVFGGAIQTGTDNYVNYLLPGILLMAIASGISYTAFRLFTDVQRGIFERFHTMPISRSALLWGHVLTSLVSNAISVVVIILVALTMGFRSSAGVLPWLTVAGILALFILALTWVAAIAGLSAKTVDGASAFTYPIIFLPFISSAFVPTESMPTVVRVFAENQPVTSIVEAIRALLSGQPLGNDIWIALAWCVGIMLMAYIFAMRAYKKRV
- a CDS encoding ABC transporter ATP-binding protein, whose translation is MQTVQTKSIQVKGLQKSYKQHQVLKGVDFEVEKGSIFALLGSNGAGKTTVVKILTTLLKPDGGTAAINGFDVSSKPDHVRQAISLTGQFAAVDEILTGRENLIMIAKLRYLKNPRQVAEDVLIRFGLTDAADRRVSTYSGGMRRRLDIALSLVGKPQIIFLDEPTTGLDPEARIEVWKIVKELADGGTTVLLTTQYLEEAEQLADRIAILHEGRIIASGTLPELKKMFPSAKVEYVEKQPTLEEIFLAIVGKQEG
- a CDS encoding pentapeptide repeat-containing protein encodes the protein MNQRLTDYLNGVFTPYDGVKSVTELKADLLSDLQERYSELRAEGKDDETAFKMTIESIGDIEQTILEVANLSRSLERQVLTNFSASNLAKSDFAGVTAHKGQFKGSALHGSDFSGADLTGSSFKSSDVREANFDGANLTDCSLSALDLANASFNKTILVRTNFSKSGLDGAKFTGVKLTDVTLTMTDLRKTIFESCLFDGVNFKYSDLRGLCFDGQTFIGVTFDKAALNEVSFRGATLKNVSFQSAFTLSKKYYRAIKTICFDGATMDKLTFALLKGMEADLSKVTVI
- a CDS encoding PadR family transcriptional regulator translates to MSENKITSDLLRGHTDTMILRLLSEADRYGYEIVKLIAERSGGEYELKEATMYSSFRRLEADGDIEWYWGDESQGGRRKYFRITERGKETYARNKSNWEYAKRVLDNLL
- a CDS encoding NAD-dependent epimerase/dehydratase family protein, with product MKIVVIGGSGHIGTYLVPKLVKAGHKVISITRGQSKPYKEDAAWRDVEQMTLDRDKESEGEFERKIAAINADVVVDLINFSLLDTKCMAEALKNTNLSHYIFCSSIWAHGKSTALPVIEDQPKFPLDEYGIQKAKSEEYLHNLYRQEGFPETVIMPGQISGPGWVIMNPTANHDYWIFDKIRRGEEITLPNFGMETLHHVHADDVAQVFFNAITHRKSALGESFHAVGAESITLLGYAQAMYRYFGQEEKIKFLPWDEWCNYTNDKDYIDRTYYHIVRSGYYSIEKGKRLLEYYPRHTLLETVEESVAYMVEHQWFEIE
- a CDS encoding MerR family transcriptional regulator produces the protein MNYTIGQLAEKMNISAYTLRYYDNEGLLPFVKRNANGVRMFDESDLEFLHVIHCLKKTGMSIKDIRTFIGWTMEGDASIQRRYDMFQERKKEVDRQIAELEVYRECIEFKCRYYQTALEAGTEEVHWSKDNQAPDIALSKIVNLESKEGSR
- a CDS encoding IclR family transcriptional regulator gives rise to the protein MCGVISKTIQILDILVPQGSEKEMSVTEISRELDMPVQSVHRILNSLSKYGFVAQNRNNRRYKLGLSVMKYGFLMWDSLMLRSVSKPYMEELSQKTNETVYLATRENEEGVYIDCIDSPQILKISEPIGLRLPLFIGASNRVILAYLPQKEREKILSNVDWSSVPSLKPLTRDYIEQEIEIIRQQGFAVTSGEATDGTTGIGAPVFSYDNTVIGSINCAGPSFRFTSQNIEKYSFYVKKYAEMISKELGFRTPYRLKEK